In Antennarius striatus isolate MH-2024 chromosome 20, ASM4005453v1, whole genome shotgun sequence, the genomic window TTATAGATAGAGATGGTGTCTATGAAACCGTCAACCCGGGTGATGGAACACAGCTCCACGTAGAGAAAGGAGAGAGCTTAATCAGCGCTGTAGAGAACATCCAGAGCTCTCCAAGAGGGAATAACCCTCTTAAAATTAAGGGGCTGTCTGTGAACTTCACCAAAACCTCAGCTGAAAGCCCACTAACACCACCCAGCACTACCTCTCCTGGAGACATAAGCTCCAGCATCCTGGAAGATGAGTCACCTGAGGGAGAAACTTCACCGCTAATCCCTAGTTCGGAGGAGCTGCTTCCAATCACAAAGGAGGAAAACTGCCCGTTGTCCCCAAAGAGGCTGGTGGTGGACACGCCACCTGGCGATAAAGATGAATCCACTGAAAATATCGCAGAGAAGCATCTAATGGAGATGGCAGCTGCAGCAGTTGCACCTTTGTCACCCAAGACAGCAGCACAAAATTGTACCCAAGGTGTAGTTGGGGCAAGCGAGGAAGTCAAGGGTGATAGCAACCAAAGCGGACACAAAGCAGACAACCACATATTTACATCTGATATCCATCTGATACCTGGGGATGGCAGCCTGTCTCCAACTTGTGAAACCAGCATGTGACTAGGGGACAAGCTCTGAGGGACAATAAACTCACTGCAACCTCAGCCTAATGAGTGGGAGAGCAGTTAGAAAAGACAAAGGGTACTGCTGTAGTGACATATTTTTGCATGGCATGACAGGTCCTTTTTACTTGTATTCTTGTGTATTGCTGAAAGTAAAACTGCAATGCTTCATGCAGATGTAAGAATGACTAACAAGAAGTGAGCTCGAACAGGAGTCTCAAAAGGCAAACACAAAGGGAATTCATCGACTTATGTAGACATTTTAGTCCTCCCAATGTACATAATGACAGTCTCCTTTTTCTAGCAAAAGAAGGAAATGCACAGGACTTAATTGTAAAAAGCAtgcagtaaaaaagaaaaatattttatggtgCTTAGTTTGCTGAAAGCGCTCCACTGTAAATACTAGGACATGTAAGGCAATGACAATGCACAAGATGGCAAAGGAGAACTGTCACTAAAGGTACAAATATTTGTAATGTGAAAAGGGTGGATGGGGGTGTTGAATTGACAGCCCTCAGACTGGGTGTTGCATCGTAGCGACCTATAAAAAAACATATCATTATCTTCTGTGGAAATGCAAAGTGTTCCCATGATGACCCTGTAATGTTTTTTCGTGTGAAAAATGACGTACGAAGCTGTAACGTTGACATTATTGCTTTCGGTTTTCATAACACCTGTTGAACTTTCAGTTGAGCATCCAATATTCAGTCTTTCACATAATGACAGTGGGCAAGAGGGATAAAAACAGCTAAATTCCTCTAAATACATTTGTAGTTgccaaatactgtatatgtgtaacCAGTAAAGACAGGCATATGCActattgaaaatatttattaagaGACAAGTGAGAAGAAGATAAGTTTATTACAGGTTCAGCATTTTGATTCTGCCCAAATCACTAAAGTTAATCTTATGTAATCTCCAACTTCAAATATCTATGTCTAAAAGTAGTTTTAAGAATAAGATAAGAAATACTTAGGCCTAGATCAGTTGTAGTAAAAATCTGCAGTAGTTAAGTGAGATTCCATAAAATGGAATTAAGACTATTTATTAATTCAGTGCAGTAGATCTGGTCATCAATactcatacagtatatgcttttcactgtaattatattttggaaattcaccaaaaaaatgacaagatTCCTTGTGATATTAATGGACCAAATCAAGCACACTGACAAGCTTTCATCTATCTCAGCTGCATAGTAACATATACAGAAATATTATGTATTATGAtggtacttttatttttcctacTGGTTTGATAACCTGCATTGTGTTCATCATCCTATCCTCAGCTccctgatgttgttgttgatatttGTTCCATACTACTGCAAGTTTATCTGATCCTGCTGATAAGTTTGAGcgtcttcttttttattgtatatCCGTAGTGTCTTGTAATATATTGTGTGTTATtgtgaacaaaaatgttttcagtcaaaCTTAAACCCAaaggagttgtttttttcttgtcttcattCTCGCATCTGTTTTACACTGACTGAAAAATATCCATTGTATGTTGCCTTTTGATTCCAATTTTATTGCTGGAATATGTGTTTATTGTTCAGCATGACGCTTGGCTGAGTGTACTAGTAGTGTGTTTGTGATAGCCACACAAACCGGAATGGTACCCAGAGGAAGTGCGTGGGTGAATTCTTTGTTGtttctattatttctttttttaatttttcttattattatcatgTTTTCTGTTCTCACAGAGAGGTGTGGAATGTGCAATACAGCTTACTGCAATCTATGCAGGCCAAGAATCGTGgcactttattttctgtctatGGGATTTGTAAGTGTGAAGGCAGAAATAACttgtatttttcaaatgttgtATCTTTAATGTGAGGCATAACAGTATTACAGCTACCAGAATCTCACAAACAATGCAAATGAGAATTTGACTTTTACTTTTTCATATTGTATGACTGGCATTAAAGTCAGGTATCAATTGTACTTAAATTTTATTATCTGTGGGAAAAAGGGATCCAAATTAACCACTTTTGGCCTTTTGTATCATTGTTAGGTTTACACAGAAATCTAACAAATGTGTGTTGAGGATATTCAGATAATCTAATTTCAATGGCCACACACATaggattttatgttttttgtgaatTAATGTTGAGAATGATTCTATTTTTTCTAAACCAAAACAGAGCATGACTACAGTTTCCTGCCATATGGCGGTTGAAATGGTGCGTGCCTTTTCATAACTGCTGTTAATGAGAAGGTAGCAAGTCATTTTGCTTTGTCCATAGCACTGTACAGAAAATTCTAATTTTATAGGAGAAATCAGGTCTTTATGTAATAGATACCAGAAATGTTATTGAGTTCTCAGGTTTTCTATAACACTCTGATGTTCCGATTGGATAgatcctgtattttttttctttaacagctAATGTCACTTCTGTACTTTTTGAAAGGTGATGTTGTCAAATCCACATTGATGTCTTGGCTCCTGGATTAAGGAGTGGCAAtatttctccctcctctttggCAATCTGTGTACCATATTCAATGTCCACACCCATCATTTTTCAGTAAAGCAGGAAGGAGCACAATCAAAGAGACCCGTTTGACTTTTAAGAGCTGAAAAATAGACCGAATGGGGAGTCATATGTCAAACTGACCGTCAGAAGGCAGGAAAAGATCTCTCCTGTCATGAAACATTATTTCCCATACATTTGAGTGCTCCAATCCTGACGTTTTAAAAGACTGCCCCATTAAATGCCCCATGGCATGCCCTCGGGAATGGGAATAAATGATACAGGAAGCCCAGGAGTCAAGAAGAGAATTCCAAAATTGTTACTCCACATctctgataatttttttttccatatttcctTATGTCTTCAAACCAAAACCAACATAATTTAACTCAATCAGATTTGTCTAAAATGATTGATCCCTCATTGAAGATACAGATTATTTGCTCCTCTCcaaagtaaaatgtttgaggatttcttttttttgtgtgtgttcatgaaggAAAGTTAGACAATAACTTTCTCACTAAATCTATTTTGTTCTATACCCGAACATTTTCCCTTTAACCCTAGTTTGTCGTTACCatgtctttgtgttagttttgaGTAATCCTTCATTTTGACAGGTAGGGTAGAGAAACAAGAGGTTTGAATTGATCAGGTATATCCCCTTGCAATGATGTTTCTGTGGATACTGAAATTAATTATGTGAGGTGACAGCAAATGGACTGTGCTCTGTCTTGCTGTCGCGCAATGACATTATCATTTGTGATGCTGTACAGAGTGGAAAGGTTGTCTTGTTATTTTCTCTGAGAGAATGGGTATTGTCTGTGTCACTCATGCATGCTTATCAATCCTTGCTCCCTAAAATGCATAAAGCATTGTTTCTTGTTAGTTCCCTGTGTAATTTGCCtcttttatagttttatttttgttttgtttttttctgttcagctTTGGAGAACATTACCATTACACAAATTCTGAGCTACCGACTGTTTCTACACAAAACTACATCTTTGTATGCATGTAGTAGTTCGAACAATTATGTGACCACACAACACATTGTTATCGTACATATATGTCAACATTTCTGTAGAGCATTGTTCCCCATTACGTCAATTAGGATATGcagaataacaaataaatgtgtatagaacttgcgtgtttgtgtgtctggcgTTCTCTGCTCTATAAATGATCTGTTATTTGAAAGTGATGTCTGTATTTTCCAGATTTCTTCAAACTTTGTAACATTACATAATGTGAAACAagtattgtcatttttaaatatcGTTAATACACATCACATTTATATTGACTTTGCAGCAAGCAGATATGCAAACTCATTTTCATATGTAAAGTGGCAGTTCACTGCGTTCTGATATCacacattaataaattatttataactGGAGTGATTGGAGAGAAACTatcatcataataatcataagtTGAGTTTTTTAATACGGTATCTTTGTCGCTATTTTAGGAGGAAATACATGTAGTTATTCCTCTGAACTACTAGATGGCGCTGCAGACTATCAGGCGACTCGAAACACGACTTCCTAAAGCGCGCGGAACCCAAACACATTCGGCCAAGAGTACTCCGCGGATATAAGTATGAAGGGTCAAAGTAACAGTAAAGTTAccacaaatgtaaataattctAAAGAAAACGTTGATTTTACTAGGGCTAGTAGTGTAGTTATCAAGTGGACGtttgatttcatgtttttaagtcTGTGTCGGTGTTTTAAGGAAGACAAATTTGACGAATTCAATGAGACGCTATCGACTTTCGAGGGTAAGAGTTGcttggctaatgttagctgatTGGGCTAACGTTAACTATTTCCAGTGCAGCGGCTGATGTGACGTTCACCTAGTTACGTGTCAGATCTTTGTAAGATTTTCCAACTTCCTCACCTAAGTTACTCTGCTGAAACTATCTTAAATGTCGACACAGCAGTGATGTTTTTCAAGTGCAAAGAAAGTGTATGTGATGTACTGTATCCTACAACATGCTAACAATCAAGATTATTGCTTCCCACTGCCACGGAAAGTCGCGTAGCAGCGAATCCTCCAGTGGATTTATGAGCTTCCTCTGCTTCTGAAGCGTTTTGCTATTAATAACTAATACTACCTTCGTGAATAACTTAACTTATATCTTAGCGCTCATTCCTGCATTAACACTTTGAATCGTTGTACTTTTGCTTCCTTTAGGCATTTCTCTGAATCCATCACTGAAAGGAAAGCCTTACAATGAGAAAACCATGATATGTGCCTTCCTTTCTAGAGTCATGCATGGAAAGCAGTTGGGTAAGTAAAACGTATTGCAGTCTAAACTGAACTTGTTCTTCTGTATTGTTTTTCAGCTGCATGCACGATACTGTGTCTCTGCGGGGAAATCAGACCCTGCTACATCACTCAcattgtacatactgtatgttcccaTATAACAATAATGTTCTGCAACAGCTTGGTAATATAGATGGTATTTTCGATTAAAACTTTGATATTTACATTAAACGTCTTCAAGACATTCAAAGGTCTTGTGCCATTTTGAAAGTAACTCGGCGCTGTTCCATATTATAGCAGAGGGTATATGATGATTGTGTTAAACAACTTAAGTGTCAGGAAATTAACTTCAAGGTACATTTATGGGTTTTTAAAATTTGCCTTTGTTCCTTTAATCACATTTTCTAATTTTACACATGGAATTTTCCCCAGATATCCAGTTTGAGGATGATGGTATAATTCCCCTAGTATCTGCAGCCAAAATATGGTCAAAACTAGAGTGCACTGTGGAAGACAAAAGTTTGTTCAAAGACATTGTCAACCTTTTAATCGTCCAGGTAATTATACAGATTATGTTGCTAATGTACAACAATGGAGACTCTTTGGAATAACTTGCTTTGTGTCCTACTGTGATTATATCAGCCATTCTGGAGAATGTCGCGGTCTGTTTGTTTATAAGTTTCTCTTCACTTTGGATATGCATCTGCCCCGTTCTAGTCAGTAGGAGTGTGCTTGGAGAAAGGCCAAACATCTTCTGCCTCCACTGCCCTCAAGTGGTTCAAGAACAACTATGAATTCTCCCAGGTTTTTATGTCCATAATCTAAAATTAATACTGTACTGTGTGATGGACTGGAACGGCTTGGTTCTTAACAGTTTATGTGTTCCAGCAGAATTTGGGAGTCAAGCTATCGAAAATTGTGGCAGACATGGAAACTTACCACCCATTCCTTATGAGTGTTAGCTTCAGCCGCTTGCGAGAGACAGTGCAAACCTATTTGGATTCGTACTTGGAAAAGAACCCCTCTGACTACCTTCTCAAGGTACAAGAAAAGACCTAATTTTCTTCCAAAGTTAACCTTGTTAATAAAATGTGTGGATCAGTTTGACAGTAGACCCAGTCTTCCTCTAAGTGGAGGTCAAGAAGTGTCTGTCTACAAGGAGGATAtgatattaaatttttttattgaagtatTATTAGTCCCACTGGGGGCAATTCTTTCTCTACATTTGATCCATGTCTGATGGGCAGTAGGCTGCCATTAAAGCATGCGGACAGCCTCAGTAATTGGTGTTCAGTATTTTTCACAAGGATGCTTCAACATCCGAACTTGCTGGGGCTCTGGATCGAACCGCCGACCTTCTATTAAGTGGACCACTGTACCTCCCTAGCCCAATTAATTTGATTGAATGTGTGAACACATTCCTCTTGAATAATATGTGGGCACTAAAAATGATGGGGGCAAGAACTGACAAATGCTAttcacagataaaataaaagttttgagTGGTGGTGTGTTTGAGCCTTTAAA contains:
- the terf1 gene encoding telomeric repeat-binding factor 1, with the protein product MKGQSNSKVTTNVNNSKENVDFTRASSVVIKWTFDFMFLSLCRCFKEDKFDEFNETLSTFEGISLNPSLKGKPYNEKTMICAFLSRVMHGKQLDIQFEDDGIIPLVSAAKIWSKLECTVEDKSLFKDIVNLLIVQSVGVCLEKGQTSSASTALKWFKNNYEFSQNLGVKLSKIVADMETYHPFLMSVSFSRLRETVQTYLDSYLEKNPSDYLLKEATKVLQSPQGMETSDSSLPDAANTPTRDTEENRNTFLRLVKSNIQQDIF